A region from the Lycium barbarum isolate Lr01 chromosome 8, ASM1917538v2, whole genome shotgun sequence genome encodes:
- the LOC132606896 gene encoding proteinase inhibitor I-B-like: MEKLAYIVALLLLASLFQPLTARDLEINVLQLDVSQSDCPGVTKDTWPELLGVPATLARQTIQNENSNITNVPSILNGSPVTTDFRCDRVRLFVNVLDFVVQTPRVG, from the exons ATGGAGAAGTTAGCTTACATTGTTGCTCTCCTGCTTCTGGCATCAC tgttTCAACCTCTCACTGCTCGAGATTTGGAAATCAATGTCTTGCAACTTGATGTTTCTCAGTCTGATTGCCCAG GAGTGACAAAGGACACATGGCCAGAACTTCTTGGTGTACCAGCCACGCTTGCGAGACAAACAATTCAGAATGAAAATTCAAATATAACTAATGTTCCCAGTATATTGAATGGTTCTCCAGTGACAACAGATTTTAGATGTGATCGAGTTCGTCTTTTTGTTAATGTCTTGGACTTTGTCGTACAAACTCCTCGAGTTGgttaa